A window of Bacteroidales bacterium contains these coding sequences:
- the rocD gene encoding ornithine--oxo-acid transaminase: protein MTKSKSEVLIEMEDKYGAHNYHPLPVVLAKGSGAKVWDVEGKEYFDFLSAYSAVNQGHCHPKIINAMKEQCDTLTLTSRAFYNNCLGPFEKFITEYFGYDKVLAMNTGAEADETALKLARKWGYKKKGIPQDKAKIICCNENFHGRTITIVSMSTDPDAYSDYGPFTPGFIKIPYNDLTALEKALEKDSKEIAAFILEPIQGEAGVYVPDEGYLKKAYDLCKKHNVLFIADEVQTGIARTGKLLACDHENVRPDVLILGKALSGGAMPVSAVLADDDIMLCIKPGEHGSTFGGNPVACKVATAALEVVKDEKLAERAEYLGKIFRDEMRNFKSDMIELVRGKGLLNAIIIKPKNGKEAWDVCVKMAENGVLAKPTHQHIIRFAPPLVITEEQLREAITIIKKSIEFFN from the coding sequence ATGACAAAAAGTAAATCAGAAGTTTTAATTGAAATGGAAGATAAATATGGTGCACATAATTATCATCCGTTGCCGGTTGTGCTTGCAAAAGGCTCAGGTGCAAAAGTATGGGATGTTGAAGGTAAAGAATATTTCGACTTTCTTTCAGCTTATTCAGCAGTAAATCAAGGGCACTGCCATCCGAAGATTATTAATGCCATGAAAGAACAATGTGATACACTTACATTGACATCAAGAGCATTCTATAACAACTGCTTAGGTCCGTTTGAAAAATTTATTACCGAATATTTCGGTTACGATAAAGTTTTAGCTATGAATACAGGTGCCGAAGCCGATGAGACTGCTCTTAAACTTGCAAGAAAATGGGGTTACAAGAAAAAAGGTATTCCTCAGGATAAAGCTAAAATCATTTGCTGCAATGAAAATTTTCACGGGAGAACAATTACTATTGTTTCTATGTCAACAGATCCTGATGCTTATTCCGATTACGGTCCGTTTACTCCCGGATTTATCAAAATACCTTATAATGATTTAACAGCTCTTGAAAAAGCATTGGAAAAAGATTCTAAAGAAATAGCCGCTTTTATTCTTGAACCTATTCAAGGAGAAGCCGGTGTTTACGTTCCCGATGAAGGTTATTTAAAGAAAGCTTATGACCTTTGTAAAAAACATAATGTTCTTTTTATTGCCGATGAAGTTCAAACAGGTATTGCAAGAACAGGTAAACTTTTAGCTTGTGACCATGAAAATGTTCGTCCTGATGTTCTTATTTTAGGTAAAGCGCTTTCAGGCGGAGCAATGCCGGTATCTGCTGTTTTAGCAGATGATGATATTATGCTTTGTATTAAACCCGGTGAACATGGTTCTACTTTCGGAGGAAATCCGGTTGCATGTAAAGTTGCTACCGCTGCTTTGGAAGTTGTTAAAGATGAAAAACTTGCTGAACGCGCCGAATATCTTGGAAAAATATTTAGAGATGAAATGAGAAATTTCAAATCTGATATGATTGAACTTGTTCGTGGTAAAGGTTTGTTGAATGCAATTATCATTAAACCGAAAAACGGAAAAGAAGCATGGGATGTTTGTGTGAAAATGGCTGAAAACGGCGTTTTGGCGAAACCGACTCACCAACATATTATCCGTTTCGCTCCCCCTTTGGTTATTACTGAAGAGCAACTTAGAGAGGCTATTACAATTATTAAAAAGTCGATTGAATTTTTTAACTAA
- a CDS encoding acetate kinase, producing the protein MKIKILVLNCGSSSIKYQLFDMPSEEVLAKGIVEKIGFDDSFIKHEKIGVDKEIVRKAIPSHKVGLDSIFELLVDSKIGSLKSIDEIGAVGHRVVHAGEKFNGSVVINDEVIKALEDCIPLAPLHNPPNLEGIKAMQAVLPDVLQVGVFDTAFHQTMPDYSYLYAVPYEMYEKHGIRRYGFHGTSHKYISAYGAELTDVDYNNSKIITCHLGNGSSVAAIKNGKSMDTSMGLTPVEGVMMGTRCGDLDIGAVLAIADFEGFSLKDINTFVNKKCGVLGISGLSSDMRDVEIAAENGNQRCLLALEMFAYRVKKYIGAYAAAMGGVDLIVFAGGIGENDMVTRGRIMKDMEFLGINFDFELNLRSRGKTQILSKDNSKVKVIVIETNEELVIARDTFEKI; encoded by the coding sequence ATGAAAATAAAAATTTTAGTTTTAAATTGTGGCAGTTCGTCAATCAAATATCAACTTTTTGATATGCCGAGCGAAGAAGTACTTGCAAAAGGTATTGTAGAAAAAATCGGTTTTGACGACTCTTTTATCAAACACGAAAAGATCGGTGTTGATAAAGAAATAGTTCGTAAAGCAATTCCAAGCCATAAAGTTGGTCTCGACTCAATTTTCGAATTGTTGGTGGATTCTAAAATAGGTTCTCTAAAATCTATTGATGAGATAGGAGCCGTAGGACATAGGGTTGTGCATGCCGGAGAAAAATTTAACGGGAGCGTTGTAATTAATGATGAGGTTATTAAAGCTTTGGAAGATTGTATTCCATTGGCACCGTTACATAATCCGCCGAATTTGGAAGGTATAAAAGCAATGCAGGCCGTTTTACCTGATGTTTTGCAAGTAGGAGTTTTTGATACGGCTTTCCATCAAACAATGCCGGATTACTCATACCTGTATGCTGTGCCTTATGAAATGTATGAAAAACACGGAATTCGCAGATACGGTTTTCATGGAACGAGTCATAAATATATATCTGCTTACGGCGCGGAACTAACAGATGTTGATTATAATAACAGTAAGATTATTACCTGTCATCTTGGTAACGGTAGTTCGGTTGCCGCTATAAAAAACGGTAAATCTATGGATACATCAATGGGTTTGACACCTGTTGAAGGTGTGATGATGGGAACTCGTTGCGGCGATCTTGACATAGGTGCTGTTCTTGCAATTGCGGATTTTGAAGGATTTAGTCTTAAAGACATCAATACTTTTGTTAATAAGAAATGCGGTGTTTTAGGTATTTCGGGATTATCTTCGGATATGAGGGATGTTGAAATTGCTGCCGAAAACGGAAATCAAAGATGTCTGCTTGCTCTCGAAATGTTTGCTTATAGAGTGAAAAAATATATCGGTGCCTATGCAGCGGCAATGGGTGGAGTTGATCTTATCGTATTTGCAGGTGGAATCGGTGAAAACGATATGGTTACCAGAGGCAGAATCATGAAAGATATGGAATTCCTCGGAATCAATTTCGACTTTGAGCTTAATCTTAGAAGTAGGGGCAAAACTCAAATATTATCTAAAGACAATTCTAAAGTTAAAGTTATAGTTATAGAAACAAACGAAGAGTTGGTTATAGCTCGAGATACATTCGAAAAAATTTAA
- the pta gene encoding phosphate acetyltransferase yields MDLLNQIKESASKLSKRIVLPEGNEERTIKAADEIIEQNLARPILIGNRDEIIGLADKFSLKNISKATIVDPKNHDKKEIYTNLLYEIRKSKGLTMDEAAKLVEDPLYLGVLMIKNGDADGEVAGALNATGNVLRPAFQIVKTLPGVSVVSGAFIMILQDNPYVPSNLLVFADCAVHPNPTAAELAQIAVCTAKTAKDIVGIEPRVAMLSFSTKGSAKHEMVDKVVEATRIAKEMNPDLIIDGELQADAAIVESVGKSKAPGSNVAGNANVLIFPTLEVGNIAYKLVQRLAGAEAIGPILQGMAAPINDLSRGCSVSDIVNLVAITANQSK; encoded by the coding sequence ATGGATTTATTAAATCAGATAAAAGAAAGTGCATCAAAACTTTCGAAACGTATTGTTCTTCCGGAAGGTAATGAGGAACGTACGATTAAAGCCGCAGACGAAATAATAGAGCAAAATTTGGCACGGCCGATTCTAATAGGAAATAGGGATGAAATTATTGGATTGGCAGATAAATTTTCCTTGAAGAATATTTCGAAAGCTACTATTGTTGATCCGAAGAATCATGATAAAAAAGAAATATATACCAATCTGCTTTATGAGATAAGAAAAAGCAAGGGTTTAACTATGGATGAAGCTGCAAAGTTAGTGGAAGATCCATTGTATTTAGGTGTGCTTATGATTAAGAATGGTGATGCTGACGGTGAGGTTGCAGGTGCTTTAAATGCTACGGGCAATGTTTTACGTCCCGCATTTCAAATAGTAAAAACTTTACCCGGCGTTTCGGTAGTTTCGGGTGCATTTATAATGATATTACAAGATAATCCGTATGTTCCGTCAAATCTTTTAGTGTTCGCGGATTGCGCCGTTCATCCGAACCCAACAGCCGCAGAACTGGCTCAAATAGCAGTTTGTACCGCAAAAACAGCAAAAGATATTGTAGGAATTGAGCCGAGGGTTGCAATGTTAAGTTTCTCAACAAAAGGAAGTGCAAAACACGAAATGGTTGATAAAGTTGTGGAAGCTACAAGAATTGCAAAAGAAATGAACCCTGATTTGATAATTGACGGTGAACTTCAGGCAGATGCGGCAATTGTTGAATCTGTAGGAAAAAGCAAAGCTCCCGGAAGTAATGTCGCCGGTAATGCTAATGTTTTGATATTTCCGACTCTTGAAGTTGGGAATATAGCTTATAAACTTGTTCAGAGACTTGCGGGAGCAGAAGCAATAGGTCCTATTTTACAGGGAATGGCAGCTCCTATCAACGACCTATCTAGAGGTTGCTCTGTAAGCGATATCGTTAATCTCGTGGCTATTACGGCAAATCAATCTAAATAA
- a CDS encoding DUF4271 domain-containing protein, producing the protein MLQHTDIEYNTLTPVQNDFFFIENHEIFPSILLFVALILFSIIIFFFRRKTFNALKAMGNSSGMNILLRDGPFLNETIALFMFLLYACSCSLFYYEFLNYKNITVLGLSGNSLFACVALVVILLPFLKLIICIYLAAIMKIKRSMHQMLVISTLFNFSAGVILIPILFVVMYSGFKFFFNIGLCIILINYTLCFFRILIVGFSDKKLSNIYFIIYLCTLKILPVASIAIFAARGY; encoded by the coding sequence GTGTTGCAACATACTGACATCGAATACAATACATTGACTCCCGTTCAAAATGATTTCTTTTTTATAGAAAATCATGAAATATTTCCGAGCATATTATTATTTGTTGCGCTAATACTTTTCAGCATAATAATTTTCTTTTTCAGGAGAAAAACATTTAACGCGTTGAAAGCAATGGGAAATTCTTCGGGAATGAATATTTTATTACGCGACGGACCCTTTTTAAACGAAACAATTGCTCTGTTTATGTTTCTTTTATATGCGTGTTCATGCTCATTATTTTATTATGAATTTCTCAATTATAAAAACATAACGGTCCTGGGCTTAAGCGGCAATTCGCTATTTGCTTGCGTTGCATTGGTTGTAATTCTTTTACCTTTTCTGAAATTAATTATTTGTATATATCTGGCTGCAATCATGAAAATTAAGAGATCTATGCACCAAATGCTTGTAATATCAACATTATTTAATTTTTCGGCAGGAGTAATTTTAATTCCGATTCTGTTTGTTGTTATGTATTCGGGCTTTAAGTTCTTTTTTAATATTGGCCTTTGTATTATACTGATTAACTACACTTTATGTTTTTTTAGAATTTTAATTGTCGGTTTCTCTGATAAAAAACTTTCAAATATTTATTTTATTATCTATCTTTGCACGTTGAAAATTCTTCCTGTTGCAAGTATCGCTATTTTCGCAGCAAGAGGTTATTAA
- a CDS encoding uroporphyrinogen-III synthase, with the protein MKVKNILFSQPRPAEIEKSPYYNLIKKFNVNCDFEQFIKIEGISAREFRLEKIYFQEYGAVILTSRNAIDHLFRMAKELRYEMPDSMRYFCNSESTAFYLQRYIQYRKRKVFHGKQTIDDLMELILKHKDEKFLIPCSDVHKNELSDKLDQYKISYRKAVVYKTVSKDITHLNLSQYEMIVLFTPSGVKSLFENFPDFKQGDTLFGAFGASTITALKEANIRIDVQAPTPKTPSMTMAIEEYLQTLK; encoded by the coding sequence ATGAAAGTGAAAAATATTTTATTTTCTCAGCCAAGACCGGCAGAGATTGAAAAATCTCCCTATTATAATCTCATAAAAAAATTTAATGTTAACTGTGACTTTGAGCAATTCATAAAAATTGAAGGAATATCCGCAAGGGAATTCCGACTTGAAAAAATTTATTTTCAGGAATACGGAGCGGTTATTCTTACAAGTAGAAATGCAATAGACCATCTTTTTAGAATGGCAAAGGAGTTAAGATATGAAATGCCTGATTCTATGCGCTATTTCTGCAATTCAGAATCAACAGCATTCTATTTGCAAAGGTACATTCAATACAGAAAAAGAAAAGTATTTCACGGTAAACAAACTATTGACGATTTAATGGAGCTTATTTTAAAACATAAAGATGAGAAATTTTTGATCCCTTGTTCTGATGTACATAAAAATGAGCTTTCAGATAAACTTGATCAATATAAAATCAGCTACAGAAAGGCAGTTGTTTACAAAACCGTTTCCAAGGATATTACTCATCTAAACTTATCACAATATGAAATGATTGTGCTTTTTACTCCATCGGGAGTAAAATCTTTATTTGAGAACTTTCCTGATTTCAAACAAGGTGATACATTATTCGGGGCATTCGGAGCAAGTACAATTACCGCTCTCAAAGAAGCAAATATTCGTATTGATGTGCAAGCTCCGACACCAAAAACACCTTCAATGACAATGGCTATTGAGGAATATCTTCAAACACTGAAATAA
- a CDS encoding ribonuclease P protein component: MFTRRKFPKSERLRNEILIASLFKQGKRFYYGGFVFIKLLCDNTFDDNINSGKHSNIQFFVGVRKKDFKHAVKRNKIRRLIKESYRNNKSLLENYPIPDKKILLLGVLYVGKTIPSYQECANNMSSFIKNNILK; encoded by the coding sequence ATGTTTACAAGACGCAAATTTCCGAAAAGCGAAAGATTGCGTAATGAAATTCTTATTGCCTCTCTATTTAAGCAGGGTAAAAGGTTTTATTATGGCGGATTTGTGTTTATAAAATTATTATGCGATAATACCTTTGATGACAATATTAATTCCGGTAAACATTCTAATATTCAGTTTTTTGTAGGTGTTAGAAAAAAGGATTTCAAACATGCAGTTAAAAGAAATAAGATTAGACGATTAATTAAGGAATCCTACAGAAATAATAAGAGTTTACTGGAAAATTATCCTATTCCCGACAAAAAAATATTACTTTTGGGAGTTCTTTACGTTGGAAAGACAATTCCTTCGTATCAAGAATGTGCAAACAACATGTCTTCCTTCATTAAAAATAATATATTGAAATAA
- the yidD gene encoding membrane protein insertion efficiency factor YidD, protein MKIISKILIGIIRFYQMSISPYLPSTCRYQPTCSQYGIEAIRKHGPFKGSWLTFKRILSCNPWGGSGYDPVP, encoded by the coding sequence ATGAAAATCATTTCTAAAATATTAATAGGTATAATCAGGTTTTACCAAATGTCTATTTCGCCTTATTTACCATCGACATGCAGATATCAACCCACATGCTCGCAATATGGTATTGAAGCAATCAGGAAACACGGGCCGTTCAAAGGTTCGTGGTTAACATTTAAAAGAATTTTATCATGCAATCCTTGGGGCGGCAGCGGTTACGACCCTGTACCTTAA